The nucleotide sequence GCAGTTGATTCTGGTTTCACCGTACCTCGAATGGGAGGACAGACTGGAGGAAGGCCGGTTTACCAAATCGGCCAAGAGCAGTTGCAGATGTTGTTGTCCTTTAACTTCTCTGCTAAACAGATTGCGGAGATCTTGGGTGTCTCAAGAAGAACAGTGAACCCACGGTTAAGGTATGTGTCAATTGAAGGACTAGTATTGGAATAATCTGACCTCTTTCTCACTGAGCCCTACacaattattttgtttatttacaaaGCACATGAAACACTGCAGAATTACCCCTTTCTATACATTTCATAAAGAAATTGATATACTGTGATAGAACTCTCTCATATCCCATATCTTTGTAGAAAAAAACTAATGCGCATGTACCACATAGCTGACTTGTCACTGTTCCTTAAACGCATTGTTTTGTTTAGAGTTACTACTAGGgattaatgtaaaaaatgtaagtGTGTAAATGTAATCTAAATTCTAATATGTATACATTGCCTTCCATAGACAGTACAAATGTATCTTTTAGGCTGCGATCACACTTGACTtattttttcagaaaaaagcgctgccttcagcgccttttgaccgccttttcagaaaagcgctgggtgacgtcaagcgccttttTGACGAGAATTCCGTAACCTTAACAACGGGAATCATTCATTCTAGCGATACATTGTATTTTCCGTTGGTTTTCCGTTGGTTATTTTGTGACAGCtatcatggcaaataaaacgCAATTACTTGCTATAGCTCTTGGCttttgaggaggagggtgttgtTGAACAGCCAAGGCGCCGTTTATGGGTGCATGAAATCCTCCGCAGTAGGGAGTCGCAGGGGGCATTCCGCAACCTGGTCCAGGAGCTCCGCCTAGACGATGCTAGGTTCAAGTCATTATTTCACCTGGTCAAGAGCCAGTTTGAGGACCTCCTCATGAGGATTGGACCAGCCATCTCAAAGATGCAGACGAAATTCCGGGAGACAATCAGCCCAGAGGAGCGTCTTTGCATTTGTTTGAGGTGGGTAACATTAACtaatgtgagggagagagagagactgtgtctgtgtgttagagagagagaacccatGTGAAGGAGGGGGTAAAGTCATACACATTTTAACAACCATGTTTTTTCCTAGGTATTTGGCAACAGGGGACTCATACTGGTCCATTGCTTTCCACTTCAGGGTGGGAGTTAGCACTGTGGCTGGGATagttaggagtgtgtgtgaggccatTTGGGACTGCCTGTCTGGGGAGTTCATGGCTTTTCCCACTGAGGCTGAGTGGAGGAAGATAGCACAGGAGTTTCAAACCATGTGGGCATTTCCTAATTGCGTGGGTGCAATGGATGGAAAGCATGTAGTTATTGAGGCACCTCCATCAAGCGGCTCCTTGTATTACAATTACAAGGGGACATTCTCCATCGTCCTGTTGGCTGTAGTTGATGCCCATTACCGCTTCAGGGTGGTCGACATCGGTGCCTACGGCAAAAACAGCGATGGAGGAACATTAGCTGCCTCTGCCTTTGGGTCTGCCCTGCGGCAGGGGACCCTCAACCTCCCTGGGGATGCCCTTCTACCTGGAGCAGAGAACTTGGGGCCTATTCCTCATGTTTTCCTGGCCGACGAGGCATTCCCCCTGCGGAGAAATCTCCTCCGCCCCTACCCTGGGCTCACTAGCGGGGAAAAGCGAGTGTTTAATTACCGCCTCTCTCATGCTAGGAGAATGGTAGAGTGTACCTTCGGCATCCTAGCAGCCCAATGGAGGATATGCCGGAGGGTGCTTGGTGTGTCACCACAGGTGGCCGAGTCAGCTGTAAAGGCCACCTGTGTACTTCACAACTTTCTGCGGCAGGGAGGCTCACCAGATGCACCTACTGGCCCAGCAGAACCATCTTCTGGAATGCAGAATATTGCCAGGGTTGGCAGCAACAACGCCAGCAGAGAGGCCATGACTGTGAGGACCAAGTTCACAGAGTACTTTTCATCTGGAGCTGGTCAAGTGCCCTGGCAGAACTGCCCCCTGCACATCCCACATTCCCTTCAGTTAACTGTTCAAAGCCACTTCAGTTGAGGTGTGGTCTTGTGAGTTATCATTTAAAGAACAAATTAATCTGGTGCAGTGTAAATTGCAATAATGACTGCAAGTAATAGTCAATTGTAAAGAAGTAATATCACACAAGCAAGTAAAGTAAATATAATTATAGGTTTAATTTAATCAATAATAATTACAACAACAAATAGAATATAATACATTACTCTCCGAATTCGATGTCAAATAAGGCTTGTTGAAAGCGAAGCTTTGTCATGGCTTGCTTTCGAGGATCAAGGCGGTCAAGTGTGGGTGCTAGACTGAGGAGATAGTGTTCGTTTTCTGTATATTTGTTCTGGGCTTGGTCTAATCTAGAAAGTATTTGGGCTTGGTATGGGGTCATCTCTGGAGAGGCCTTCCTTTTCCCCCTGCCACTACACGTAGCTCTTGGTGAAGGGTCCAGGTGAGGACTTGGTGTACCAGTCGGTGAGGTAGGCGGGTTATCTAGGGTTACTTCAGACATTATGCTACCCTCTAAATCTACAGTTTCCTCAGTTTGATGATCCtgtatgaaaataaaaaataaaacccaTGACAGCACTTATTAGAACATTAACATTTTCCAGGTTTATACATGTATTAACCCCAGCCTAaaaaaagtttacttttaaagtacatttCTCACCCTGGTCCATACATAAACACTGATTTTCTGCAAGACACATTCCTAATAGCTTGCTTAATTACCTGTCCGGTCTCTGAACAAATGTTATTTGGTAAAACTGTTGCTGACTGTGACAGATCAAAATTGGAGGTGATCTCCCTTTCCTGATTATATGGCTCTAGGAATGCTAAAATGTCAAGGTATTTCCATTTCTTCTTGACTCCACCCTCCGCACCACTCCTGGccttctcctgctcttctccttcctgtatTTGTCTCTCAAATATTTCCACTTCTTACTGCATGATAGTCCTATGATAAAAATTAACCTGGCATAAGACTACTCAAAACGGAACAAACGTTTCAGTTGAAATCCAAACAGGTTAGCTACCAGTCGTAATCTAGACACCCTCCGCCAATGTATAGATTGATTGTTTAAAGATTTTTCGATCTATAAATGTTTAAAACTGTTTGTCACTTGTTTAATAGCTGGGGCGGAAATAGGTGGTGTTACGATATCAattaatatttacattttacattagcTCTATATCGTATATAGaattacagtaggcctatatgaatGACAGTTTACGATGTACAGTACTTACCAGAAAACCCCAAAGACCTACCGATCTGTTCCCAGATGGACtcttttatttgtatgtttgcgTACGAAACGGCAATTATAAGTTGTTCGACCGGTACCTTGTCCATCTTGGTCTATTTTCGGGTCCCCGGTAACTAAGGTAGGTTACTAGGGAAGGTACACTCGTACCTACTCTCcacgtcctgattggtcagctgtcaaaaaggcgcttgacgtcacccatCTTTTTTCTGAAAAGTTAAGAAAATTGAACTCAAAAAGGCGTCGGGCTCAGCGCTTTTTTAAAAAGGTGTCCGCCTTTTTCGTTTTCCCATAGGGTTACATGTAAAAAGGTGCTGAAGCAGcgcttttttctgaaaaaagaagtcaagtgtgaacgcgGCCTTAGAGGTCGCTACACAGACCAGATGATGCACTTGATCTGAAGGTGCTGCTATTCAGAGTATGTCCCACAGGCTTCGGAGGAGAATATATCGAGTGGCAGGGTCAAATTCGCTGTGGCATCTTGATGGAAACCACAAGCTCATAAAGTAAGTGGCTTGTGACTTGTTAATTTGCCCCAACTGTGTCCCTAGCCAATGATAAGCTGATTATTTTACGAGTTTTGAATTTAAAATAAGATTTTCAGCTTCACATAAATGcaatagagcagtggttctcaaccctggtcctcaagtaccccctgtcctgcatgttttacatgtttccctgctccaacacacctgattcaaatgaatgggtcgttatctagttatgcagaaaccTGCTAACAACCATtcgtttgaatcaggtgtgttggaacagggaaatatctaaaatgTGCAGGACAGGAGGTACTTGAGGACctgggttgagaaccactgcaatAGAGGTTAGGACTTTTCTTTCTGTTAAACGCCCAACATGTTGCACAGAAATGTATACAAATCATTTTAGCTGAATTCAAGccattaatattttttttttgttatttataaaataagaTGTGCAAGTGAAATCTTATTTTCCCTTCCTTCATCTCTTAGATGGAGGATTTTAATCCATGGAGGAATCGATGGGTTCAGCCAACTGGTGGTTTTCCTCAAGGCttacaaacaacaacagaagtgacattgtaatgGACCTGTTTTCGGAAGCAGTCGCCCAGTTTGGTGTCCCATCCAGAGTCAGATGTGACTGGAGGGGAAACAACGCCATTTGTCTCCATGGATGTCTTCCACAAAAAAAAACGCAAGgtcctacgtagtgtggtcaggtctgctgaGTTTATCATCgccaggaagctcccagccctacaggacacctaccacacacgatgcctcaggacagctggcaggattctaaaagactgctaccacccatctttcagtctctaccccgctgccttctggacatcagtttctatccaagggccAGCAGGCTTCTGAATGACCATTTACATGGACATTTCTCACTAGCCACTTAACATTGATGCatttctcactagtcactttacaccctgtcactttcagctactggttgcactatcagcaatattgcactaacgtTACCCCACTTGTCTTACGTAAGTATAGGtgtaaggttagtataggtcattaTCTGTATTAGAGGTCTAATATATTGTatactattttgtatatttaggaggtttataatttatcttttttttagcttatcataaatGTAATCTAAGTACttattatgttatgccaggttgctttgcattgtcttgtcccaaaaatgtcagtgcccagtctgactttgtggtgttctgtgtacctgacaataagaCTTGAAACGGATGTCTAGCACTCCTTGTTTACATATCTATGTAGAAAATGAAGGAATCATTATTGCCAACAACGAAAGGCATCTTTGGGCTCTTCACTTTGTTTACCTGCCTCGTATAAAACGTGACCTGAGAACTGCCAGATACACGTCACCATATCAATTTTTTGTGCAAGGTTGTCTTACACAACAGTTGCAACATCACACTGGTATCCAAGGTATATTTGGAGCAGCCAGTTCCAGGGGGTGGCTGACCAAGGGGCGGCTGCACTTTCCTTTGACTGGCTACAAAGAGTTGTGGTTTCCCTAAACCAATTTCAACCAAGTGACGAATAGTTGAAACATCTCACGCAACACACAAATTGTTTGGGTAGAGATAACCAGTTTGGGAACTGATTTgagggcctgttccataaagtgagtttaccgaataagccagacttacgTCAGTTAGTtggactcatttcttgttcattcggttccataaagctagctcaatgtagtttgaactcggttactatggcaacttaggctgcgaagctagtctggtcagggtcagactaactgtcaggcttagcgtgacttggtgcttaaccagacgttcctgtaccactgacccaacgggaaaacgatgatttaccacgtagcCTATATTCaaattttcttattctcatcagttcaatatgttcaacattgatagaaaatcaacgtaaatagcctacataggctatttagcctaatgcattaaacaatgatgaacaatgctttgataggtaTAGCCGTTAAacgtatggatgttagtttgtgatttcaaatgtttagacaTCAGGCAtgggcctatatctcaatctaaatgatccgagtataattatagcaatataattttttacagtagcctacaattgcaaaacaaacgtaaatccgccctccatttccccgacacaaaactcatgttaaaaagttaggctactggataatgttttgattaatagtaggctatttattttatacgatgtcaaaaaagtcaatttagatttgTTTAGAGGGTGTTTTTTAATCGACGAAGGTCTAAAAATGTGCTTGACCTACGTAGTCAGTCGTTCacaacgtcaatcatggcgtgtcattttattttgaatgaagcggtggatgtggatgagggagctgtcattgtacacgatttaaagggaacgttctttctggaagaagtcacgtggccgtgtgcattgcttttgccgtggtgaattgtatgatccatgttttacctctcgggctgcttaagaatagagtgcacgcgcaattagcttgactacttaaatctgacttgcattagtaggactgcgtgagctgaaattggcctttatggaaccgcttaagcctcGCTTGACTAAtcaaacttattcaagtctggtttaggactttaattctagcttttttgagcggcctttatggaacaggccccaggtcCTCAATGTCCTTTCTTAaatacagttcacacacacataatttaaCTGTTGTAATCACATTGTCAGTAGGCCTTGGAATGAGTAAACAGTCTCAATCACGTCAATGTAATAAAGATGAGCAGACCATATacaattttgtgtgtgtttaatgttaTTGCATTATGTAACTGAAAATAAGATTCATGTAGGACAAACAATATTCAGCCCTCCCAACGGATCAGCAGATCACATACATAACATTCGAAGATGAGTATCACGCCTTCGAAATCCATAcatttaaacaaaacaaaacacgtgttcatgtaaaataaaattaattTACGACTATATTTAGTCCTCCCCAAACTGATCTGCagaacctattctaacctattcCAAGCTACACCTTTTAAAGGTGTCATAAGTCTCACCCACAGGTAAGTATAGCACCAGTGCGCACGTGTTTGCATTTGGGAACCTGGCCAGTCCGTCTTCTGGGTAGAGAAAGGCGAGCTCTAGCTGTACCGGAAATATGTAATATATAcatgttataataataataattaagccTCTATAGTGCGTAGGCTGATTCATTCCTAGTCAAGTCAATAGCCTATATTTAGCTGTAGCCTTGTTTTGTGGTGTGTTCGGCCTccgacagtaaaaaaaaaaagcagagaACTGATGTTTAAATATACAGTGCATTATGTACACTGCATAATAGGCTATACTAACCCCCTTGGGTTAGAATATTtaggtaggcctacataatctAAATTGGCCAACTTTAGACATTTCATAAACAATGTGTTCAACTTTATGCATAAATATGCGACTCTGAAGCCTACACATGTTAATTGAATAATTGACAACTGATTTAGCTCCCAATTATTGCTGTTGCAACACATAAGCCTACAATTTGTTTTCGTAGTCAACAAAacaagcatttcatggcaaactATTCAGTGTCATTCATTTTACAAAAATGATGAACCTCGATTTGGGAACAGGGATGAATGCAACCATAGCCTATATAAAGATTAGTTTTGGCATGAAAAAGTATTATGCTGAAATTTTACAACCACCAAAGTATGagtgaaaaaagaaatgtgtgcGCTATGCCCCATGTATGGTCGGGGGGATTCAAACATTCAATAGCCTACAAAATAGGCAAAGGAATGCACCAGATTTCTGGCCAAAGGTGCTGCTCAGGCAATGCAACATAGCAGCATGGAGATTAAATCTGATCACATTATCTGGGCCATTAATAATGTGCACTCCTTGCTCAGGTTTAATTAATGGCACTCTGTTCCTTGCTCCACTAATTTACAACTCCGGTCAAACATGCTCTGACTAATGCTGGGTATACACCACAAGATAATTGGGCTGATTGTGGGCCGATttcccccttccgacaatcctaggtaatgtccCGCCAATCCTAGgttatgtcccgattatctacaGATTATTTTGTCAGATTTTCCCttgatgtgaggtgtgttaagagtggcCGAACTTGCTCGGAAGAACGTCGGAGCCGCTCCGAAATCATGATGTGTGAggggaaccccgaggacaaacaccacacactatagGATCAAAAAGGTTACATTTAGGATTttcttgtcctcatgtttgtggtctcacaTTTTAAAAATCTTAAAAgattttaaaaatatttttgtgtgtacccagcataacacaagtctctatcctctatagacctgtcctgcatgtttaagatgtttccctgctccaacacacctgattcaaatgaatgggtcgttatctagctctgcagaagcctgcttataaccattcatttgaatcaggtgtgttggagcagggaaacatctcaaacatgcaggacagggtgccctgaggaccagggttgggaaccactactACTGCTAAGTTTCCATCCCTATCCTGGGGAAAAAAACAGACCCCGTACATTTTCATTTACTCTCAATTACATTAAAAGTATATTTTACATTCCCTGTGTTGGATATTACTTGTATATTGCCATGGGTATTACGTGTTTTATTTCTTGAATAAGGCTTCTCTGTGGACTGTCCAGCTGTCTTCAACCCTGTGTATTCCTAACCTGTTTTATTGTAATATTATTTTGCTTGCTGTTGCGCCACAATTTATCCTTGGGGTATACCCATCACATTGACCAGAGGCTCTGCCCTTACTATTTTTGCACtcacactgccatctagtgggaaTTTTAACGAACTTAAATGTATACCTTTTTTGAAATGTGAATATGATATAGTATACAAACGTAATAATGTTTTCAGTAACTTACAAAATAGCCTACAGTTGTTGATAATTTCACTGCCAATTTATATTAGCCTATTTCCTAACCTTAGTTCAATCAAGATTGTTTGAGTGTGGACAGGTTTTCTCTCTTGCAATAATCGTTATTTGGTTTCCCCTCCCCTTTTTTGACGTGTACAAACGTCAAAAACGgccgtgtacagacgtcaaaacgtgtacagacgtcaaaaacggacgtgtacagacgtcaatttttgacgtctgtacacgtccgAACGAGAGTTCAGACGTTTTGGCACAATCGGCCTTCGATAGTTTTGTAACGCCAGACGACGTGATTTTTTGGACGTCTGCACGTCTAATGTTGACTTCATTGGGACCTCAGTATAAGGGCTAATTATAGTCCAAATATGGTCGTTTGTGGACGTCTTTTCAACATCGAATTTAGACTAATTTCAGACGTCATTTTTATACTACTTCTATAATTGTAATCTCATGTTTCACTTTCAATTTCACCTTTGTATGCAGTTACAGTTATCAGGTGCTGCCAATCGAATGGAGTTTTAGGGAAATTATCTGGAACAGTAGGCCACCTTCTGAAATGGGACTAGATCATTTTCCATAAACTCAATTTGATTGTCTCAGTAGCAGACAGAGACGCTCTCAAATGTGTAATGAATTTCTAGTTCAAACTAGCTGCTGAGCCAAACAAAGCTACAGAAAATTAACACATGGTACAGAAAACATGTCCTCCGCCCTCTGGAAACATTCAACTTATTCACATACCAATAAATCACAATTCAATACCACCATATCGATTTTTATTCAAAAATACAATGTACAGTGAGAATTATGAATGAATAATTACAAATTCATAGAATTGAACTCTTGAGTCCTGTAGGGCTCATCTAGGCATGGTAAATCCTCCACGTCTTTGCGGCGCGTATTCCTCAGTGGCCGCAGAATCGAATTTCATGAGCCCTTCTACACAAGCACAAAAATAGAAATTATTTAGAATAATACTGGATTAATACAAAGCCATCTCAGCAGTTGATAACTGTAACACTTAAGCTGTCTACAAAAAGGGACTAAGCAGACTGTCCTTTTTGAGAAAGCTTAGACCCTTTAATGTGTGCATTAGAATGTTGTGTTTTATCAGCCTGTTGTGCTTAGTGCTATTTACAAAAGCTGGCTCTGTGCTTGGAGACACACAGGACTATTACATAAAAATTACTATTGAGAAAAGttttgcaacaacaacaaaaaagttgaGTATTCTGCTTACCTTGTATTGCTCTATAAAGCTTTGTTccctttaaagggtgtttcCCCCTTTTCCTCTTGCCCTTCAAAAAAAATTTGGACATGAGGCTGTTGGTGAAGAGCCtaaagaaaaatacattaaattaatgtgaaggataaatgTAGGAACAACATTACACATGCAATAAACCCTTTACACTAGTTGATATGTGTCCCCTAGGGTGGTCCTCTTTTCATCCCTTTACTTATCTCCTGCTGGTCTATAATCTCACAATGCATTTGGTTGTGAACTTTTATTGGGTtttgcttgccttcggcgagcacaaaccattgttatctcacatatatattatttattatttattgtttattttcgcgcccctaaggctcagtcaatatttggactacatagacaacggtggtgtcaaaagtttcgtcttggtagcgattgcgttgcttctattcggatttacgttccgtggcacagtttaggaggttacaacgattttgtggcgacaaagtgcctttattcgacgaagggtaatctgtgctagctacgtcaccacgtcaacacacgttagcaacgacgcatggatacgtCGCTagaacgtgatagagacgttctagcacaaaaattggagcttggattaccagtgaaaaatcccaccccaaaaaatcccaaccatttggctttgttgagaaggcgatttcgagtggaactgaaatctcggatgtttgatttaggtcgtcaaagtctttgtaatttgagcaattttctcatatttgaccgttgctatgcatatttgacagctgtcaagggaagtggcctttttgccttggattcacgtctttcgtagcactccgcaagtagtccggtaacttttcaaccccagcgtactctgttgcttggcgacgtcagctgatttgaagcctaaagaatgttcaaagtctatgaagttcaacgtatttagcgaactatttctctgctgatcaacaatacgaatggtaagaaatacattgtaaaaagacacactgtgttaagttatttttgttggcaagtagccgtgtaataagcgggataatgtatagaacgccggtcattattgggaaaataagccccgacagggcgaacagcaccctgaCGCGAAgcgttttgtttcgccctgaaggggtttattttcccaataatgaccggcgttctatacattatccattacaaaagaaacgttctcatttccggcgctttcaaacaatcagtgaagtgtggatagcaacagcagctagcttgcccctagcaaactgctttttaattagccatgtcccctaaattaatatcgaacttattttcGTTTTGGGGGGTTTATTTTCAGTTAggagacggtactatttgaatcgcaattccatctgaaatactgccagtgacaatgttgttacagtagcttgtttcaaaggggttttcttgtttcaaagggtgttcttaatgaattatgcaatgggctctgtgcacaatcgtactgacgaacttccgctgtagccaaaattcgGGAAATCAGTTTCCGGCTTACTGGAGACCATCACCTGAGTTTCCAAAATGCTCAGCTTTAGTAGATGTCTCCAAGACCTGCCTTAAATAAGCGTCAGTGACGTCCATCGCATCGTAAATGCTTTTTTCTCCTGCTCcaacaagttcaagttcaagtcttttatttgtcaggtacacagaacaacacaaggttagactgggcactgacattcttaagacaagacaacacaagtatggagttagattagtttcataattcaaacaaacaaacgcaacacgattcaaacaaacttaacacgatccaaacaaacgtaacacgattcatacaaacataacacgattcaaacaaacgtaacacgattcacaaatgtatttcgtgattctcaaatgtaacgcgattcacaaataaatgaccctattacattcgtttgcaacctgacaaacaaaagttacaaatccctgcattcgttggtgtgaatccttgcattcgttcgtgatTCACCACGATTCACCACCTGAATAGCAAAATGtaaaatttaaatgtaaaataatccAAATTAAGCGTAATGTGAACACAGCCAACAACTCACCATGCCTGTGATAAGGGGGGCTGCTGAGATCACTGTGCCGTGATCGGGCATCATGTCTGGACCTGGCCTGGGGACTGGGAGCCTCCCGGGATCGGGCATCATGTCTGGACCTGGCCTAAGGACTGGGGTCTGttgtagaaatgttggtcatatgcatagatgtatgtgtatgaaatctataatcttctatgttcattggtaagagacaggaagggaagataattaagttgagttcaaaggaatgt is from Hypomesus transpacificus isolate Combined female unplaced genomic scaffold, fHypTra1 scaffold_90, whole genome shotgun sequence and encodes:
- the LOC124466294 gene encoding protein ALP1-like; the protein is MRIGPAISKMQTKFRETISPEERLCICLRYLATGDSYWSIAFHFRVGVSTVAGIVRSVCEAIWDCLSGEFMAFPTEAEWRKIAQEFQTMWAFPNCVGAMDGKHVVIEAPPSSGSLYYNYKGTFSIVLLAVVDAHYRFRVVDIGAYGKNSDGGTLAASAFGSALRQGTLNLPGDALLPGAENLGPIPHVFLADEAFPLRRNLLRPYPGLTSGEKRVFNYRLSHARRMVECTFGILAAQWRICRRVLGVSPQVAESAVKATCVLHNFLRQGGSPDAPTGPAEPSSGMQNIARVGSNNASREAMTVRTKFTEYFSSGAGQVPWQNCPLHIPHSLQLTVQSHFS